The window GAAGGGCCATCCTGGGTCAACACCGCCCCAGTTGGGAAGTCGGGCCGCTTTCGGACTTGCCACTGGGAAGGGAAGTGATTTGGGGGCGGCAGGTAAGGCCGCGCCCCTTCGCCATCACCTGGGGAAAGGTACCAGAGTTGAGCCGGGGCGCCCGCAGGCCTGTCTGGGCCTCGGGGTAAGGCGGCGCtggccccgccccctgcccctccCGCCGCGAGTGGCCTCGCGTGGTCGCCCAGGTGAGCCGCGGGGCCGCGAGCCACCGCTCACCCCGCGTCGgggcgggggctgggggtggagccTCATGCCCCGCCCCGCGGCTGGGCCCTGCCGCGCCGCTGcggctcctcctccctccttccgtCCTCCGCGCCTTCCGTCGGTCGGTCCTTGCTTCCTGCTTCGCCTCCGCGCCTCGCGCTATGGGACAGAGCCCCCGATCCGCCAGCACCACCTGAGGATCCAGAAACCGCCCCAGCGATGGAAGAGGATCAGGAGCTGGAGAGGTAACGGCCGAGGAGGAGGCGGGCGGAGCGGGCCGCGCCCAAGGGGAGCGGGTGGCCGAGGGGCACGCTGCCTGGCCTGGCAGCCGGGGCCTGACTCGGGGCGCAGAGAAGAAGCATGGAGAGAGAAGTGGGGAGGAGACATGAATGTGTTTCAGTTGAGAGGCTGAGAGGTACACTAGCTATCAAGGAGGGAAGACAAGTTGGGAGACCAGAGTTAAGTATCCGAACTGCCCACCCCCGTTACAACAGCAGTGTGTAAAAATCACGCCCCGGGCCTCTGCTCCTGAGGACGGTACTCGTGCCTCTGTCCCTGTAACTACGGCTCACCTTCTTTCTATGTGCAGACTGCTCCTAAAGCCACTCTGTGCGCTGAGCTCTTTTTCTCCCTGCTGCTTGACTCCTGAACCTTCCATTCTCCTAGTTTCCTTCTCTTGCAAAATGGAAGCCGTAGTTGGGCCTGCACATTGATCATCTGTATCCTCTATTTTTATACTAGAGCAATCGGGATTTCTATGCCTTTCAACCCTCTCTTCATCCTCTAGCAGGACCAGTCCTATTCTAATCCTATCCCTTGCTTgtgactctaccaaaaaatatttttgcaaacacTTAAGTTTGTGTTTTTCTAAGAAAACTCCCCTTGTGGCCAGTGTGGATGGTCAAATGGAGCAGGGAAAAACTGGAggcaataaattaaatatttattgatagagTTTGTGGAGGCAGGAAAATGAGAGGCGAATAATTCTGTGTAGCTGGAGTagattaataataatgtgttgcAATGTGATATAGTAAATGAGAAAAAGCTAGTTACAAAACAATATTCagtatgatctcatttttataaaaaatatgtgtgtagaAAAATATCTGGATTGAAGACCTCAATGGCTGAAGGCGAGAGGAAGACAGCCCTGGAAATGGTCCAGGCAGCTGGAACAGATAGACACTGTGTGACATTTGTATTGCACGAGGAAGACCATACCCTAGGAAATTCTCTACGTTACATGATCATGAAGAACCCGGAAGTGGAATTTTGTGGTTACACTACGACCCATCCTTCAGAGAGCAAAATTAATTTACGCATTCAGACTCGAGGTACCCTTCCAGCTGTTGAGCCATTTCAGAGAGGCCTGAATGAGCTCATGAATGTCTGCCAACATGTGCTTGACAAGTTTGAGGCCAGCATAAAGGACTATAAGGATCAAAAAGCAAGCAGAAATGAATCCACATTCTAGTCCTTTATGCAGTATACAAGGAGAACTGTCCTGTAGGATATTCTCTTCCTGATGGTGCAGAACCCAGAATTAGAAGTTTGTGGTTACAGCATACTCTGTCCTTCAGAAAGGCGTGATTCTAGCTGTTGACCCCTTGCAGCTGTTGGAATCTCTGCAAGAACCTCTGTATTCTTCTAATAAATTCCCTCTTTTATTTAAACTAGTTTGACTGGTTTCTGTTCCATGCAACCAAATGGTCCTTGAGGatgactttttttctaattaagcCAGCattgaaaatgaggaaactgagaataTCAGAGGCCTAGACAAGAACTGTGATCATGGGAATTAAAAGAAGTATATATCCATGTCTGTAGTTGGAGTGGTGGGGGTAAGGGAAGAGACAAAAACCATGACCCCAGTTAGATTGTTgtttaaaaacagaaggaaagaagattGGGGTGGGGACTTGGCTTCTTGCTAAACTTTTTGGCTTTTAAAGAATTGCATCATTTGCTGTGATTGGTAGACTTGGCAAGGGTGGGAATAATTTGGAAGAAGTGTGAGAATTCTGGTTTTACATGAGAGTTTTAGGGAGTAAGGCTCCATCTTTGAGGCATTTACAGGAAAGATACCAGTTTACTGCTTGAATTTTGGGATATACTTAGTCATGATCTAAGTAAGGTAAGATGTTTTGATTATATTACAGAAGGAGAAAATTGGGATGACTAGAAAACATTTTCAGTCCTTAAGTAGGTATAGCCTAGGGTAATGTAGAAGAAGCCCTATTTGAGAGAAGGTAAAGCCAAGGAGAAGGAAAATTCCATATAGGGGAAATGACTGTTTTGGAAAACACATATCCCACCCGCCAGTGCTCTGTGCTTTGGGCCCTTGTTTATCTATCCCCTCTTCCTGGGCCAGTCTTACTCCTGCCGTACTCTTAAGTCAAAGCTTATGTGTCAGGCCTCTCAGCCTAGTTTGGGTACTTCTTTGTGCTTTCATTACACCCTGTGTTTCCTGGCCTTGGCATTTACTATGCTATTGGTAGTGCTTATCTTGTTTACCCACTAAACCAACTTGGAGGTCAACATGATTCTGGTACCTGGAACACCTGACAGGTAGTGGACACTTAGTAAATACTCTATGAATTCATGTAAGTAGTTATGGCATGCAGCTTTTCAGTCACTCAAACCTGACCTCTTACACTAGCGTGCCATAGAGCCTACATTTCCTACACTCAGCCAAATTCTTTAAAGAGATATCCATATTTTTGAGCACTAGTATGTTCCAGGCCTTGGGGATAGATATATAGCTATAGTGGATGAGACAGAGTAAGTCCTGTTCTCATAAAGCATGTGTTATAAGagccccttaaaaaaaaattgtgaggctcggcatggtggctcacacctgggaagccaaggtgggaggatcacttgagcccaggagtttgagacaagcctgggcaacatggggagtccctgtctctacaaaaaaataaaaaaggtagccaggcatggtgacacatgcctgtagtcccagctgcttgggaagctgaggcgagaggatatcttgaacctaggaggttgaggctgcaatgagccatgatcacaccattgcactccagcctgggtgacagagggagaccttgtctcaaaaaaatatataaaattaaaaacttgtaatTCTGTAAAAGCAGCAAATGTAGGGTCAAGATAGAAAACATAAGAAAGGAATCTACTTTAGGCACGGAAGTTAGGAAAGGTGTTCTAGAGATTACAGGAAGGGAGAGAGCTGGCTGtgcaaagaggagagaaaatgcaTTCTGGGGGtatagcatgtgcaaaggtcctaaAGCAGAAAACTGGTGGCATGAGGAACTGAAGATATTGAACAAAGATTTGCATGTTTTTGTAGCACAGTAGACAAGGAGAAGGGCCTGTCCTCTGGAGTCCATGGGAGGAAGAGTTGGGGTAGTAGGGATTTTGGATTTTAGGTTCAGTGGGAATGACGTCTTCTTTACTTTGATTACAGAGTGGGGGGAGATGAATTATAGGGAGGCTGGAGTAGAAGCAGAGAGAGACACTATAAAGAGTTGAAGTGGCCTGGAAGGGTAGAAGCTAGTGATGGAGAAGAGAAGGTAGGTTTGAGGTATATTTTAGAATTGAATTGGCACAGAATTGGTACACTTCAGGAACTGTGGAAGATGAAGAATCAAAGATGACTACTGCCTAGCTTTGGGGCCAATTACTGAAATTGGGAAgcttaaaatggaaaatagattGGGAGGTGGAAAAGATGATAGGAGTCAAAAGTTTCATTTGTGAACATTGTAAGCAGTGGCTATGTGAGTTGGAGATCGTGGAAGAGATCTAAGCTGGAGACAAATTTTATGAGTCCTTGCCATAAAGATGAcataaattgattaaaaaaaaaaaaatagagggtgACAAAGAAGTGGGCCCAGAACAAAGCCCTAGGCAACTTCAGTATTTAAAGTTTGGGTCAAAGAAGAGTTAAAGATAAGAGTATTTGTAAGTTTGGGTCAATGTAATGGTAGGAAAGTGCAAAAATAGGGTGTGGAAGCCAAGGGTTTCAAATAGGGAATAGAAAAATGTCACCTGGAGTTAACGTGGAGGTCACTAGGCAGTAACAGCATTAGTTTACTGCCTAAGAAGAGTAAACATTACCACTCATTATACAGAGGAATGGCTTAGTTTGGTTTTCCAATAAAAGAATCACATGAAGACATTGGAAGAGGTGAGTTTAGGCGGGAGCAGGGATGTCATAGGGCAAGGATACAGCATATTCTCTTATGGTGACAGTAAGAAATTCTGGAAAGTCAATGTTTGTTTAAGGGCATTAGCCTTTGAAGATAAAAGGAAGCTCAAAAAGGATGTGGAAAAGgattaaaaacttttttcctcTCCCAAAACTTTGCCTGTGGGGATAGTAAACAGAATTACTTACCTGGAGTTTAATTCCTCTAAACCAAGGCCTGTCAGGAGATGAAAACAAAGTTTAATTAGTGGACATCAAGGTACAGACTGATGATAGTAGATGAAGTACAGTGGGAAACACAGCCAGAGGCGACCGCTCACCACATCACAACTTCATTGCACCTAAAAGAATTTAGACTGATCACGTAGAATGCAGTCTTGAATGTCTTTAGGGTGACCATAAACTCACGGGTTCATACAAAACACCTGCAGAAGGCAGTTGGGTGGAGGGAAGAAACTGAGAAGGGGGCAGGCAGGTTAACCAAGAGTCTTGTATATGTGAAAGGAATCTGCATAAAGTCTGTAGGGACCTGAGGGAAAGCTGAGTTGGTCCAAAAAGGACTAGGGAGATGAATGTGAATCTTATACATCCTGTGAAAAGTTAATCCGCATCTGATTTGCACTCCAATAGCATTTCATTCTAAATAAACTCATGCCAGTGATTCAAGATCAGAAATTCTCTTCAGCTGTAAAGTACTGTgacttttaaaaagctgattATTAAATATATACCAAAGGCTTTTAACATGTAGTAATTCTGAGTACTTGCTGGTACTTTCTATTTTCAAAGTACTTTACAAGCTAATTATTTACAAATTGCATATAGCTGTAACATCTAAGTACTCTAATTAGTTGGCATAATGCACAGGTTCACACAGAATCTCGAGAGATGGAAAGGTGTCTACAAAGTGGTCTCTTCAGTACTGACCCAAAGAGTGTCTTGCATCTCAAGAGATAGGAAAGCATATCAAGTTCCGTGGCCTACCACTCCCCACTCTTCTTTTAGTTTCCCTTAAACACGTTATTCAGATTTTAGATGGTCTCCAGATCACTAGACAAAAGTCTTCTTTTTGGTTAGCGTAATTTAGAGTCATTCTTTGTAACAACCTTTAAACTGGTCTCTTAGGAAGTTTACCCAAATCTACCCATCTGCTTTCAAGTACTTATTAAGACCCCCAAACCCAGCCTTTTCTTGCTCAAATTCTTAAtgttgctattttcttttcctgctttatAAACTATCCTGGTACAGTTACTGCGTgggtctggtttttttttttttctcatgatgaaATTCTTCTCAAACTTGGATTATTAGATCTCTAATTATTTAACTATACAGTAAGTATGTACCTAATAGTAGCACAGTCCTGAGAAATGGTGGAAATAAGAGACTATGAGTCTGTCCTGAAAACCCTTCTGTGGTTTTGGAGAAGGCAGACAAGAGCTgtacacatgaaaaagaaaaccaattgtATTGACAATGAAGTGCCCGAATGTGCAGTGTGGAGTATTATGTGATGAATTCAGAATGGGATGGGTGAAAGGCACTGCTGAAACATCTATTCTTTCATGAGCACTCATTCTGTTGGCCAGTGAAGATGGCAAATAAGAATTGGCGGCTTATGATTAATAACAGGAATAAATGGTTTCCTTTTTTCCAGTGTAAGAGAGCTGTTAAAGATTCTTGAGCTAGAACTGCCgtaaagttttagtttttttttttttttttttttttgtcccatgCCTGTGTGCAGAATGGGTGAGTGGAAGGAAACTGGAAGACAGCAGTGAACTGGGGACATTTGTAATAGTCCAGGTATAATGTAAGGAGGGCATACTTGTAAGAGAGGAGATAAAAGgatggatacaaaaaaaaaatgcttaaacaaaaaaagtaacttgGAGACAGATTCTATAGAGGGGTAATAGAAGAGTTGTAGATGACCCCAAAGGCCCCATATCCAGGTTCATTTACCCCTTTGTTTATCCTACCATTCCCTCACAACCAAAAACCAGTAAGGCaggatttatcatttcttttctccaGCCTGTCCTTACTAACGGGAGTTAGTGGGTGCAACCACCCTTACCTCCTTCCCCAACCCATATCAGAAGAATTCATGTATTTTACAAGGATATGAATCCAGGGCTACAGATGTGAAAATTGAGAGTTAAGAAGAGGCGATCAGGGCAGTGAACAGCCTGGCTCTTACGGTCTGCACTCACCAAGCTGCTTGCTTTACAGGGAATGTTTTCATTAATTGGCTCTGTAaatattgagcacatactatacGGAGGCACAGTTTAGGGGCCAGGATACGGCAGTGAACAAGTTGGCCCACATGCAGTTTATTTTCTGATGGCAGAGTTAGACAATAAAGAAACATGCAAACATTTAATTTCAGGTAGTAAACTAATGATGACAAGGAGAAAACACTGAATAGTTAAGGAAGGCCTTTCtgaggaggtaacatttgagcagagaaATACAAGAAGAGAGAGACCAAGGATAAAAGAGAATGAgcccagaatttttttaaaaacctgagcttagattattcagcaatgaaagaaaaattatgaaccTTTCTAGAGGAATAAATTGTATATTTCAGCCTTGTGTTTGTGACTTTTATTAGTGCCTAAATTTATATCATCTGTTTTTAATCTGTATATGTATTTACCTAACAATTATAGTAAAGAATATTGGACTACTCTGTGGGAAGGAGGATATGTAGGATATTGGAGTTGTTTTCGATTGGCtgatacatgtatgtatattggAGGGGCTTATTTTAATTgaacttttttattcttcttttgagacagtcgcactgttaccaaggctggaatgcagtggtgcaatctcaactcgctgcagccttgacctcccaggctcaagcagtcctcctacctcagcctcctgagcagctgagactacaggcatgtgccaccatgcctggctaattgtttgtttttgtttttttgtgtgtggagacagtctcactatgttgcccaggctggtcttgaactcctggactcaagtgatcctcccatctcagcctcccaaagtgctaggattataggcgtgagccactgtgcccagccaaaatagaCCTTCCTTAGGAACAGAAATTGATATGTGTGGAATcttgggtatcttttcagtaaGCATAGGCATAGCAAACTTAGGCAGTATAACATTGGAATTTAGAGCTGTTGGACTCACAATGCCTGGGTTTTGATCCTGGCTCTAGACgttagccatgtgaccttggacatacTGTTTGATCTCTTTGTGCCTGAGTTTCTTCTTCTGCAAATTGGGATAACAATAATACCATATAGGGATGTTACAAGTGTTAATTTAGATAATATTCAAAGTGCTTAGGACAGTACCTGAACCATAAAGCATACTCTCAATCAATGTTAgctattaatgttattattgtaaTATCATTGATGTTGAGCAAGCTGGGTTGGTTTATATTCCTTCATGTGAaaactttgaaacaaaaaatCTTAGTAgcctgtgtatttttttgttttcttcagtctGTAATATGATTTGAGGACCCCTGTATGGAAGGTTATCAGTCTGTTAAACCCATAGcttttaagaaaaatactttaaaatagcaTTCTTATTAATAGGATATAGAGAAAAGTCGCAGACAAATTGTgtttctcctctttttaaaaagaaattaagattcTGATGGAACATTCGTAATCATCCTTAAGCTTTAAGATAAAGGttaagcagaaggaaaagcaagTTCTGTAGCAGATGGGTACCTGGCTTGGTGCCAGGTATCTGGACTATTGGTAGGTAGCCAGGGCTCAATCTAGGTCAGTTGATTGTAAAAACTGCATtaaaaagactttatttatttatttatttatttatttttgagatggagtctcactctgttgcccaggctggagtgcagtggcgcgatcttggctcactgcaacctccgcctcctgggttcaagagattcttctgcctcagcctcctgtgtagctgggactacaggcacccgccaccaggcccggctaatttttgtattttttagtagagacggggtttcaccatattggacaggctggtcttgaactcctgacctcgtgatccgcccgcctccggctcccaaagtgctggaatagccagcctgattttttttatctAGTACTGTTTCTCAGTATATTCCCTGTTCATTATGCAAGGCACTTAGcatatctcaaaaacaaaagctacCTTGGTGCTTTTCTAAGTTTTACCTTCCTGACTGGAGTCAAACctcaaaaaaattatgaataatgccCCCACCAATTTTATTAAAAGGACTCCAAGAGAAAATCCAACAGCCTGGAGCATCTAATTACACAGAGATTGAACTAGTTGGCTTAAACAACAGCTTGGggttacaatttttgttttttgtttttttcatgggTGGGAgagactttctctttctctgctgacCTCTTTCAAGGCAGTGTTGTGTAGAGGCGAAGGGTAGGGACTCTGAAGTCAGAGGGCCTGTTGGCTCCACACTTCCTATCTTATGAATGTGGGCAAGTGAtgtaacctttctgagcctcagtttcatacCTATAAAATTAGGCTGATAGTAACACCTACTTCATAGGgctattgtgagaaataaatgaaataaaacacttaGCACAATTTCTAGTACACTTAAATACTCAAACATTAGCTATTGCTATTGATATATATGGTTGTTGTTCAAGTCAATTAGTGGGAGTTAAACTTATGGTCTTCATAGTACAGGTTGTGTCATGTTATCCATAGGAGCCCTCCTGGCTGGCTTGCATGAGCTGCCCGCCTCCCCCACCCTGCTGTCTACCCAAAGCATCACCTGTGACTCTGCCACGCTGGCCTTCTCACTTTTATGCATATAAGCCTAACATTGCCATTTCAGGGCCTTGGCACTTGCCCTTTACTTCCCGAACCTCTCTTCCCCTAAATCTTCACATGGCCTGTCCATTTCCAAAGTCGTTTGCTCAGAGAGACCATCCTTGACTGGGTATTAGTCCATTGCTGCGTAATAGattatcccaaaacttagtggctgaaAGCAACAAATacatctcagtttctgtgggtcaagaaTCTGGGTGGAGCTTAGCTGGGTGATTTTGACTCAGGGTCTCTGACAAGGCTGTAGTCAagatgtcatccaggctgcactCTTGAGG of the Homo sapiens chromosome 13, GRCh38.p14 Primary Assembly genome contains:
- the POLR1D gene encoding DNA-directed RNA polymerases I and III subunit RPAC2 isoform 1 (isoform 1 is encoded by transcript variant 1), translating into MEEDQELERKISGLKTSMAEGERKTALEMVQAAGTDRHCVTFVLHEEDHTLGNSLRYMIMKNPEVEFCGYTTTHPSESKINLRIQTRGTLPAVEPFQRGLNELMNVCQHVLDKFEASIKDYKDQKASRNESTF